GGCGATCCTCTGCGCCCCGGTCCAGCCCTGCGGCCGCTCGCAGGCCGCCGCGCTGCCGGCCGTCAGGACGAGCGCAAATGTCGCCGCGAGCGCCGGTCCGCACAGGCGCCACCCGGCCATGCCCGTTACCGCAGCTGCGCCAGGTGCGGCCGGATCATCGCCTCGCCGTTGCGCCAGGCGATCTTCTCGGCAAGGTCCGGCGGCAGGTCGCGCAGCCATTCCCGGGTCCAGTTGGCGTGCTCGACGACATAGTGCCAGCGTTCCGGGGTGAAGGTGTCGGTGCCGACCATGACCCGGTCGGGGAAGGCGGCGAACAGGCTGCGCCAGTCGTCGTCGACCCGTCCGCCGTGGGCGTGCTCGCTCCGGAAGGCCAGATCGGTCCACAGGTTCGGATGCTTCTCCAGCATCGGTCCGACGATCTCCGGACCGGCGAACCCGGCATGGGCCCACAACACCCGGGCGTCCGGCCATTGGGCGAAAATCCCGTCGACGGCGCCGGCGTCGGAATGGGCGTGCAGCAGGAGATTGTGCTGCCGCGCCAGTTCGATCATGCGCCGCGGCACGGCCTTTTCCGTCTGGCCGGCGAACAGATGGAATTCGCCGACCGCGACCCAGCGGAACCGCTTGAGCCGGTCCTCGAGGAAATCGATCACCGTCGGATCGTCGACCCAGCGGCCGATTTCGCCGCGCCGGCGATAGGGGCGCAGGCTGGGCAGGACGAGATCCGGCGCGGCGGCGTAGAGCGCGCGGGTCCCGGCATCGCCCGAACTCGAAATCAGCGCCCGTTTCAGCCCGGCCTTCTCCATAAAGGCGACCGCCTCCGCGACGGTATGCTGCTCTGCCGCATCGTGGCTGAAATGGATATGGGCGTCGAAGATCGGCATCGGCGCGCCGACGGCGCGGGCCGCCGAGGGCAGCAGCGTCGCCGCGGCCGAGGTTGCCAGAAAGCGCCGGCGCGAAAACATGGCGGGGCTCCCTTCCGCTGGTCCGATGGGTTTCCCGAACCCTGTCACTCCTGGCGCCTGCATGGCAAGCCCGCAGGCGGGCCGTCCCGCTTTCCGGGCGGATGCCGGCGGCGGGCCGGGTCCGGGCCGGGACGCCGTTACGGCAGCCGGATCCGGAGCAGTTCGAGCGGCCCCGATGCCGACGCGATCCGGCAGGCCATATCGGCCGGCAGCGTGAAGCTGTCTCCCGCCGCCAGTTCGTCCGGCGCGCGGCCGTCGACCGTCAGGGTCAGCCGTCCGTCCAGCACGAAGTGGAAGAGGAATTCGCCGCCGTGCCGCACGGCCGTATCGACATCGTCAGCCGCCTGCCGCAGCACCGCGACTTCCGCCAGTCCGCCGGTCGCCGCCGCGATGCCGAGGTCGCGCGCCTCGAAGCCGGCCATGTCGGCCGGCGCCCAGGGTGCGGCCTCCGCCCGGTGGAGCACGAAGCGCTGGCCGCCATAGTCCCGCTCCGGCAGGTGGCGCCCGGTCGGCAGGGGCAGGTCGTGGTCGAGCAGGGTCATGTGCTCGCCCGGACTGCCGATCTCGACCACCTCCAGCCCGTCCGAACATTCCAGAACCCGGTGGCGGATTTCCGGCGGCTGGAGCACGCAATCGCCCGGCCCCATGACGAACGGCTCGCCCTGGTCCTCGTAGACCAGCCGCACCCAGCCCTTGTAATTGTAGATCATCTGGAAGCGGATCCTGTGGAAATGGACGTTGTCCGGCACCGGCCCGCCGTCCGGGATGCGGATATGGGAGGCGATGAACCGGCCGCCCTCGCGCTCCGGGATCAGGTCGCGGTAGAGCATCCCGGCCCGGCCGACGCCCCAGCCGCCATTCGCGCCGTCCGCCCTGCAGATTGTCAGCTTCTGGTCGAGCGGCGGCAGGTCGAGCGGCGGATCGGCCTCGACCACCGTCACCGTCGCGCCGTTGGGGGCCGTGACCTTGCGGGCGCCATCCAGCAGCGCCGCCGGATCGGCGCTGGCGATGCGCAGCGCCGGCGGCGGGCCTTCGGCATCGCGGTCCAGCCGCAGCCGGAGCCCGTAGCCGGACAGGCTGGCGATTGCGGGATCGTCGGCCGGATGGATGGCGTCGAGCCGGAAGCCCAGGGTGTCCCGGAAGAAGGCGAGCGTCGCGTCGAAATCCGGGCTCGGCAGGATCACTTCGGCGGTCGGTGTTGTCATTTTGCGCCTTGTTCGAGCCGTTTCCTGCCCGGTCGCCCGGCGCCTCCGACTCTCCGGCAGCGCCCCGATCGAACCGGTACCGCCTCCGACTATCACGAAATACCCGCAGTCGCGATAGCCGGTCGAACGAGGGTAGTGAGTCAGTCTGAAATTGTCCGTTGCGCCGTAACGCCCGGCAGCCCTCTCTTGTCGCCCCGGACGGAGCGGAGCGACGATCCGGGGACCAGAGCCACGGGCAGAAGCCTGTCGGGTCGGCCCCTTCGACAGGCTCAGGGCAGGCTCTGGACCCCGGCTCTCCCTGCGGTCGGCCGGGGAGGCACATCGGGGTGGACGGGACTTCGAGTTCTGCCCCTACCTGAAATTCAAACTGAACTCACTACCCGAACGAGATTGATATTCCCGGCAGGCAAGCCCAGATTGCAGGCAACACCCCTTGCGGTTTCGACCGCAGGGCGCGGGGCCTCTTCGGAGGCCCCTGCTTTTTTCGGGCGCATCCGGGCTAACGGTCTACGACATTCGCAACTGCCGGATCCGATCCCCGGAACGAATATTCGGAAACCTGCGAACTGGTAAGCGCCGACGGGCCGGCCTATTCCGCCAGTCCGGCCGCGGCCTGCCGCACGACCCGGTCCGCAGTTTCCCAGATCATGGCCTTCCATTCCGCCGTGTCTCCGTAAAACGCATCCCGTATCTGCCGCTTGATCGCCCTGCCCTCCTCCGACTCCGGATCGCCGTAGAGATGCAGCCAGTTGTCGGCGCGCAGGGCCTCGAGAACCTCGGGCAACGTCTGCGTGCCGTATTCCAGCGCGACCGAGGTCACTTCGGTGTCCTGCGCAATGCCGTCGAAACCGTTCTCCACCGAACCGGTCACGACGGCGGAGAGGCTGTCGTTCCGTTCCGGCGATTTCACCGCGGCGCCATACCATCGGCGTGCGCGCCCGCCACCCGCGCCGCCGGCGCTTTCGACGCTGATGATCTCGCAGGCGCCATGGTCGCCGAGACCGGTGTGGAAATCCAGATGGGCGACCCGCCGCGCGCCGCGGCAGTGCGCGTCGACAATCGCCCGCCAGGTCTGCGCCGACCAGGAGAGCGCCCGGCCGCCGAAAAACAGGCCGTCGGGAAAATCGTACTGGCCGCCGCTCACCGCCTCCTGGAAGGCGAACATGCCGTGCTCCCTGATATAGGCGGCGATGGCGGCATCGGCCCTTTCGCGCCCGGGCCCGGTCCAATCGCGCGGCGTCAGCCAGGCATGGATTTCGGCATATTTCTCATTCGCCGGATGTCCCGCGCCATGATCCAGATTGTTGCGGTTGAGATCGATATTGTGCTCGGTCACCCGGCGCAGCCACGCGAAACCATAGGGGTTGATGGCGTGGACCAGGACCAGGGCGCAATCGGCCGGCAGCAGATCGACCGCGCCGGTCTCCAGCATGCCGACCTGGCAGCCGGAGCCGCAGAAGCCCTCGACGCCGTGGGTGCCGGACGAAACGATCAGTACGCCCGCAGTTGCGCCCGGCGCGGGACCGAGCCGGGCGACATCGGTCGCGAGATCGCCGCCGCCGGGCTGCCGGGCGTTCGGGTTGACGTGGGTCTCCAGGACCGCGCCGGCCCGCTCCGCCGCGGCGCGGAACTCGACGCGCGCCCCGGCATAGTCGGCGGCGAACCAGGATTCGGGCCAGGATTCGGGCGGGTTCATCGGGCTTCGGCCATGCTACACTATCGCGTTCGACGGGCGCGCAATGTAAGGCCGGAACCGGCGGGCGCTCAATGGCCAGCGCGGCAGGGTGCAGGGATCGATGGACGCAGACGGGCCGATACCACGGGCGACCGACCATCGCGACGCCGTCGGCCGGCTGGGCCGGGAGCAGCGGCGGGAACTCCTGCAACGCTCCGACCGCAAGGGCCTCGCCCATCTTGCCGGCCATCTGGCGGCGCTCGGCCTGACCGGAACGCTGATCGCCCTTGAGGCGCCGGGCTGGCCGATCCTGCTGCTGCCCCACGGTATCCTGCTGGTCTTCCTGTTCTGCCTGCAGCACGAGGCGGTGCACAAGACGCCGTTCCGCAGCGCCTGGCTGAATGCGGCGGCGGGCTGGGGCGCCGGGCTCGTCAACCTGCTGCCGCCGGTCTGGTTCCACCATTTCCACATGGACCATCACCGCTACACCCACGATCCGGCGCGCGATCCGGAGCTGGCCCGGCCCTTGCCGCAGTCGAAGGCGGGCCTCGCCTGGCTGATTGCCGGTGGCCCGTACTGGACGAGCCAGGTCCGCACGCTGCTGGTCAACGCCGCCGGCCGCAACCGCGACGGCTTCGTGCCGCCGGCGGCGCGCGCGCCGGTAGTGTGGGAGGCCCGGTCGTTCCTTGCCGTCTATGCCGCCGCGGCGGGAATTTCGATTTTCGCCGGCAGTGCGGCCCTGCTGTGGCTCTGGGTGCTGCCCGCGCTGCTGGGCCAGCCGTTCCTGCGGGTCTATCTTCTGGCCGAGCACACCGGCTGCCCGCATGTCGCGAACATGCTGGAGAACACGCGCACGACCTTCACCAACCGGCTGGTGCGGTTTATCGCCTGGAACATGCCCTATCATGTCGAGCACCATGTCTATCCGGCGGTACCGTTCCATCGGCTGCCGGCGTTCCACGCGATCCTGCGCGACCGTCTGAGCGTCACGGCGGACGGCTACCGGGCGGCGACGCGGGCCACGACAGGGGCGATCCTGCGCGGCGAGGCGTAACAGCGGCCTGAGCGGCGCGGTTCGTTGACAGCTTTGGGCGCCCCCCCTATCTGTCCCTAACCCGGAATTCACGCAGCCCCTGCGCTTCGAAGGCCGTGTTTGCTCCCCTCCCGGAGCGGCCGGGACGCGCCCGCTGTTTCAGGCCGCTGTTTCAGGAAAGTCCTTGATGTTCGGCAATCTCGCCCAGAAATTCTTCGGCTCGGCCAACGAACGCTACATCAGCCGCGTTCAGCCCCTGATCGACCGGATCAACGGGCTCGAGCCGGAGATGGAGGCGCTGTCGGACGCGCAGCTGGCGGCCCGCACCGGCTGGCTCAGGGAGCGCCACCAGAACGGCGAGGCGCTGGACGACCTGCTGGTCGACTCGTTCGCCACGGTGCGCGAAGCGTCGCGCCGCACCCTGGGCGAACGCCATTTCGACGTGCAGCTCATCGGCGGCACCATCCTGCACCGCGGCATGATCGCCGAGATGAAAACCGGCGAGGGCAAGACGCTGGTCGCAACCCTGCCGGTCTACCTGAACGCGCTCGCCGGCAAGGGCGTCCATGTCGTCACGGTCAACGACTATCTCGCAAAGCGCGACGCTGAGTGGATGGGGCAGATCTACACGTTCCTCGGCCTCACCGTCGGCTGCATCACCCAGGAGCTCAGCGACGACGAGCGGCGCGCGGCCTACGGCTGCGACGTCACCTACGGCACCAACAACGAGTACGGCTTCGACTATCTCCGGGACAACATGAAGTTCGACCTGGAGGAGATGGTCCAGCGGCCGTTCAACTTCGCGATCGTCGACGAGGTGGATTCGATCCTGATCGACGAGGCGCGCACCCCGCTCATCATCTCCGGCCCGACCGACGACACGTCCGAACTGTATATGGCGGTCGACAAGATCATCCCGAACCTGTCGCCGGACGATTACGAGATCGACGAGAAACAGAAGACCGTCGCGCTGACCGACGCCGGCAACGAACATCTCGAGCGCCTGCTGGACGAGGCCGGGCTGCTCAGCGGCAGCAGCCTCTACGAAATGCAGAATGTCAGCGTCGTCCACCACGCCAACCAGGCGCTGCGCGCCCATACCCTGTTCCGGCGCGACACCGATTACATCGTCAAGAACGGCAAGGTCGTCATCATCGACGAGTTCACCGGCCGGATGATGGAGGGCCGGCGTTATTCGGAAGGGCTGCACCAGGCGCTCGAGGCCAAGGAGCGCGTCGAGATCCAGACGGAAAACCAGACCGTCGCGTCGATCACCTTCCAGAACTATTTCCGCATGTATCCGAAGCTGGCGGGCATGACCGGCACGGCCATGACCGAGGCGGCGGAGTTCATCGACATTTACAAGCTGGAAGTCGTCGACGTGCCGACCAACCTGCCGGTCGACCGCACCGACGAGGACGACGAGGTCTACCGCACCGGCGCGGAGCGCGACAACGCGGTGCTCGACCTGATCGAGGACTGCTCGAAACGCGGCCAGCCCATGCTGGTCGGCACGGTCAGCATCGAGAAGTCCGAACTGCTGTCCGGGAAACTCCAGGAAAAGAAAATCCCGCACCAGGTGCTGAACGCCCGGCACCACGAGCGCGAGGCTTTCATCATCGCCCAGGGCGGCGAGCCGGCGGCGATCACCATCGCCACCAACATGGCCGGCCGCGGCACCGATATCCGCCTGGGCGGCAACGCCGACATGCGCATCGTCCAAGAGCTGGGCGACTTTCCGGAGGGCCCGGAGCGCGATGCCAAAGAGGCCGAAATCCGCGCCCAGGTCGAGGAGCGCAAGAAAAAGGTGATCGCGGCCGGCGGCCTGTTCGTCGTCGCCACGGAGCGGCACGAGAGCCGGCGCATCGACAACCAGCTGCGCGGCCGCTCCGGCCGCCAGGGCGATCCGGGCAATTCGCGCTTCTTCCTGTCCCTGCAGGACGACCTGATGCGCATCTTCGGCTCCGACCGCATGGACGGCTGGCTCCAGCGCCTCGGCCTCAAGGAAGGCGAGGCGGTCGTCCACGGCTGGATCAACAAGGCGGTCGAGCGGGCGCAGCACAAGGTCGAGGAACGCAACTTCGAGATCCGGAAGAACCTGCTCAAGTTCGACGATGTGATGAACGACCAGCGCAAGGTGATCTACGCCCAGCGCATCGGCATCATGAAGACGGACGACGTCTCGGAGACGATCCGCGAGTACCGCGAGGAGGCGATCGAGGCGATCGTCGAGGACGCGATCCCCGAAGGCGCCTATGCCGAACAATGGGATATCGAGGGCCTGCATACCCGCACGCTCGGCGTCTTCGGCCTAGACCTGCCGGTCCGGGAATGGGCGGCCGAGGAAGGAATTGCCGACCAGGAAATCTACGAGCGCATCCTCGAGGCCGTGAGCCGGCACATGGCGGAGAAGACCGCGTCCTATTCGCCGGAGTTGATGCGCCTCGCCGAAAAGAGCGTCCTGCTCCAGATTCTCGACCAGCAATGGAAAGAGCACCTGCTTCAGCTCGACCATCTGCGCCAGGCCGTGAACCTGCGGGCCTACGGCCAGAAGGATCCGCTGATCGAGTACAAGCGCGAAGCCTTCGATATGTTCCAGGTCATGCTCGCCGGCCTCAAGGAAACCACGGTCGGCGCGCTTTCCCATCTGGAAATCGAGCTGGATGCCGATCCGGAAAGCCTACTGCCCCAGGACGAGAGCGCGGCCTGGGAACAGTCCGGCCCCGGCATGGGCGACGACCTTGCGCCCTTCGGCCTGCCGCCGCTCGGATCGCTGGAAGACATGGCGCGCATGGCCGGCATGGACCTGGATGCCCTGGAACCCGAGCCGGAATTCACCAACGGCAACGGCGGCGTGATCGCGCCGGCGCGCACCCGTCCGGTCCGCACCCGCAGGGCCGCGGCGACCGTCGATCCGGGCAATCCTGCGACCTGGGGCAAGGTCTCGCGCAACGCGCCCTGCCCCTGCGGTTCCGGGAAAAAGTACAAGCACTGCCACGGCCGGGTCTGACACCTGCCGGACGGGTTCCGGAAGCGGCCCGCGCCGCACGTCTCAGCCGCCCGACAGGAGCCTCTCCGCCGTCTCCAGGTCTTCCGGGCGGTTGGCGTTGAAGAAGGGGTCGGGCGGGCCGGCGCCGAAATCGGCGACCGCGAGCCTGTAGCGCGCGGTCCAGCGGTCGACCTTCGTAATTCCCTCGTCGCGCAGGGCGGATTCGAGATCGTCGCGCAGGCCGACCGGCCACAGGCCGATCACCGGGTGATGCCGCCCGGCCGACGCGGCACAGGCCATGTCCGCGCCGTCGCGCCGGATCGCGGCGCGAAGGCGTTCGGCAAGGTCCGGCGGCAGGAAGGGCGCGTCCGTTGCAGCCGTCAGGATCCAGCCCGCTTCCGGCGCGTTGGCGGCGGCCCAGGCCATGCCGGTCAGGACACCGGCAAGCGGGCCGGGCTGGCCGGGCAGGATGTCGGCGGCGACCGGCAGGCCGAAAGCGGCGAAGCGGCCCGGATCGCCGTTGGCGTTCAGGACCAGACGGCCGACCTGCGGCGCGATCCGCTCGATCGCATGGGCGAGCAGCGGCCGGCCGGCGAGCGGACGCAGGCACTTGTCGCCGCCGCCCATGCGGCGCGCCCGGCCGCCGGCAAGCAGAACGCCGACGGTTGCGGGATCGGATGGTCCGGCTGACATGGATTTTCGGCGTTGCCGCTCCCCGGTCCGGTCGGAAGCGCCTTATTAGGCCATGTCCGATTGCTGCGGAAGCCGGGCAGCCTAACGCGGTACCGGCGCGCGGGCTGCTGCGCTATGCTCCCTGCCCGGCTTTCCCCGGAACGTACGACAGGCGGGCACGGCGATGACGACCCTGACGCGAGACGACCTGCTGCAACGCGACGCCGGCGATCCGCTGGCGCGCATGCGCGAGCGCTTCGACCTGCCGGACGGCATGATCTATCTCGACGGCAATTCGCTGGGCGCCCTGCCCCACATCACCAAGGACCGCATCCGCCAGCTGATCGAGGACCAGTGGGGCCTGGACCTGATCAAGAGCTGGAACGCCCACGACTGGTACCACATGCCGGGGCGCTGCGGCGCCAAGCTCGCCGCCTTCATCGGCGCACGGCCGGGCGAGGTCGTCTGCGCCGATTCGACGTCCGTCAACCTGTTCAAGCTGCTCGCCGCCGCGCTGGCCGAGCGGCCCGACCGCACGGTCATCGTCTCGGAGAAGGGCAACTTCCCGACCGACCTCTACATCGCCCAGGGCCTCACCGGGATGCTCGGCCGCGGCCACGAACTGCGCCTGGTCGAGAGCGACGCGGAACTGGACGGCGCGATCCGGGACGATGTCGCGGTCGTCATGCTGACGCACATCGACTACCGCAGCGGCCGGATGCACGATATGGCGGCGGTGACCGGGCGGGCCCACGACGCCGGCGCGCTCGTGCTATGGGACCTGGCGCACAGCGCCGGCGCCGTGCCGGTCGATCTCAACGGCGCCGATGCCGACCTCGCCGTCGGCTGCGGCTACAAGTATCTCAACGGCGGCCCCGGCGCGCCGGCGTTTCTCTTCATCGCGGAACGGCTTCAGGACCGTATCCGGCCGCCGCTCTCCGGCTGGATGGGCCACGCCGCGCCCTTCGATTTCGACTGGTCCTACAGGCCGGCCGAGGGCATCGCCCGCAATCTTTGCGGCACGCCGCCGGTCCTGAGCCTCGCCGCCCTCGAAGCCAGCCTCGATACGATGGCGGATCTCGATATGGCCGCGGTCCGCGCCAAGTCTCTGGCGCTGGGCGACCTGTTCATCGAGCTGGTGGAGACCCGCTGTGCGGGGCACGGTTTCACGCTGGTTTCGCCGCGCGACGCCACCCGGGGCAGCCAGGTCAGCTTCGCCCATCCGGAGGGTTTCACGATCATGCAGGCGCTGATCGCCGGCCACGTCATCGGCGATTTCCGCGCGCCGGACATCCTGCGCTTCGGCTTCACGCCGCTCTACACCCGCTATGTCGATATCTGGGACGCGGTGGACGTGCTGGCGGATATCATGGCCAGCGGCCGGTGGAACGAGCCGCGCTTCCGCGCCCGCGGCACCGTCACCTGACATTCCGCCGTTGCGCGTGGATTACGCAGGCGTCCCGCGCGCCCGACCTTTCCGGGACCGGGCCGGCGCGCTCGCCGCGGGGCGGGCGCCTACAGACCGGCCGCTTTGCCGGCGGCCTCCCCGGCCCCTCCCGTGAACGCGGAAAGCGAATGCGGTTGACAGGCGGACCGGGACAATTCCTGCTGAGGCACAGTCCCGAAGAAATTTAACTCCGAAAAAACAAACCCCGGGCGCATGCGAAACGCAGAGGCGGACCCGGGGGGTTACAGTCGAGAGGTGGTTTACCCGATGACGGATGTCAATACCTTTCGGGCGCTTCAGGAAGCGTTCTCCCGCGGGCGGATGCAGACCTACCTGGACTTCGCCCGGGGAGACCGCCAGACCGCGCTGCACCACTATGCCCGGAACGCACAACTCGGGGCCGCTTTCCATGGACCGTTGCAGGCGCTCGAGGTCGCTCTGCGCAACGCCATGCATGCCCGGCTCGCGGCGCGCTACGGCAGCCGGTGGTACACGGTCGCTGCCGCCGGCCTCGACAGGCACGCCCGGGACGCTACGGAAGCCGCGCTGAACCGGGGAGCGGCAGAGCCGGGCCGGTTCGTGGCGTCGATGTCGCTGGGCTTCTGGGTCCGGCTCCTCGGCCGCGGCGGCCATATCGACGGCGGTCGCAAGGCCGACTACGAAAGGACGCTCTGGCGTCCGGCGCTGTTCGAGGCGTTTCCGGGCCGTTCCCGCCGGATGGTGCACCGGAGACTGGACCGCCTGCGGCAGCTTCGAAACCGGATCGCGCATCACGAGCCGATATTCGACCGGGACCTGAGGGAGGACTACGAGGGTCTCCTGGAGGCCGTGGGCTGGATCTCGGCCGACGTCCGACGATGGATCGAGACCCACAGCCTCCTGCCGGATGCGCTCCGGGCGCCGCCCTCCACGCCGGTCTGCTTCTAGCCGGTCCGGCTCTGCATCGCCTGACTGCGAATCGGCGCATTAGCTCCGTCCTGCAAACGACAACACTCGAAATGGGGCCGATACCGGCGCGGAACATGCCGAACGGGCCCTCGGGCCGCTCTACACGCGCTATGTCGATATCCGGGACGCGGTGGACGTGCTGGCGGATATCATGGCCAGCGGCCGGTGGAACGAGCCGCGCTTCCGCGCCCGCGGCACCGTCACCCGACCGGATGCGGCCCCACCTGACCGGATGCGGCCCGGCGCGGCCCTGCCCGTCGGGGCGCAGGATGCGCCGGGCAGGCGGCTTGACACTGCCCCGCCGCCCCCGTTTTATGCGCGCACGCTGAAAGGACGGGACCGCCCGGCGGCAGGGACGCCGGGCGCAGTCTTTGTCCGGCCTAGCCGGCCGCGGCCGGCGGATTCGGCCGGGAGGGAATTACCGGGCTCATGGGCCAGCTGATCTTCGAGACGATTCTGAACGGGCTGCAGTTCGGCATCTTCCTGTTCCTGGTCGCAGGCGGGCTGACGCTGGTTCTCGGCATCATGAGCTTCGTGAACCTGGCCCACGGCTCCATGTTCATGATGGGCGCCTATGTGGCGGCGTGGGTGTTCCAGCAGTCCGACAGCTTCCTGCTCGCCGCCATCGTCGCGCTGCCGGTCATCCTGCTGCTCGGCATCGGGCTGGAATATCTCGCCTTCCGGACCCTCTACACCCGCGATCACCTCGACCAGGTGCTCGCCACCTTCGGCTGCATCCTGTTCTTCAACCAGATGGTGCTGGTCGTGTTCGGCGCCGAGAGCCAGGAATTCAAGCTGCCGGAATCGATCAACTTTCCGTTTCCGATGCTCGGCTTCACCTATCCGTTCTACCGGCTGATCGTGATTCTGGCCGGCATCCTGGTGGCGATCGGCCTGTATATCGCGATTACCCGGACCCGGGTCGGCATGCGCATCCGCGCCGGCGCGTCGAACCGCGCCATGGTCGGCGCGCTCGGCGTCAACGTGATCGCGCTCTACACCATCGTGTTCGGCATCGGCGCAGCGCTGGCCGGATTCGCCGGCATCATGATCGGCCCGATCGAATCGGTCGAAAGCGGCATGGGCGAGGAAAAGCTCATCCTCGCCATCGTGGTGATCGTGATCGGCGGCATCGGCTCGATCCGCGGCGCCTTCATCGCCTCGATCATCGTCGGCCTGGTCGAGATCGGCGGCCGGGTCTTCATGACCGATATCCTGCGCGCCTTCCTGAACGAGGAGTTCGCCCAGACGGCGGGCCCGGCGATCGCCTCAATGATGATCTACATCCTGATGGCGGCGATCCTGTTCTTCAAGCCGGAGGGGCTGTTCCCGGCCCGCACCGGCTAGGCGGGACGGGAGAACGCGACCATGGCCGGACACGGCATATCCAACCTCAACCCGCGGATCAGATTCTCCTTCGCCGATCCGCGCTTCGTCATCATGGTCCTCGGCCTGATCGGCCTGGCCGTGCTGCCGATCGTCGCCGGCGCGGCCGACGACGTGTTCATGATCTCCTTCATGGCGAAGATGATGATCTTCGCCATCGCCGCGGCGAGCCTGGACCTGATCCTGGGCTACGGCGGCATGATCAGTTTCGGCCACGCCGCCTATATCGGCCTCGGCACCTATGCCGTTGCCGTATCCGCCCGCTATTTCGGCGACTTTTGCGCCGATGTCGAGGAAGGCCAGGCCTGCGCCTACGGTTTCCTGGCCAGCGGTTATTTCCAGTTTGCCGTGGCCATCGTCGGCTCGGCGCTGGTCGCGCTGGTGATCGGCGCGATCTCGCTGCGCACGACCGGCCTCTATTTCATCATGATCACGCTGGCCTTCACCCAGATGCTGTTCTTCCTGGGCATCAGCCTGGAGCCGTTCGGGGGCGACGACGGCATGACAGTCGACGAGCGCAGCGACTTCGCCTTTTTCACCATCGGCGACGACCTGCTCTACGAGGGCGACGGCGCAACCCTCTATTATGCCTGCCTGGTCGCCCTCCTGCTGTCGCTGCTGCTGCTGCGCCGCCTGGTGAACTCCCGCTTCGGCATGGTCATCCGCGGCAGCTATTCCAACCCGGTGCGCATGGCGGCGCTCGGCTATCCGGTCTACCGCTACCGGCTGACCGCCTTCGTCATCGCCGGGACGATCTGCGGCGTCGCCGGCGCGCTGTTCGCCAACCACCAGGAATTCCTGACCCCGGAATACATGATGTGGATCCGCTCCGGCGAGATCATGATCATGGTCATCATGGGCGGGATGGGCACGATTTTCGGCCCGGTGTTCGGCGCACTCGCCTTCCTGAGCATCGAGGAGTTCCTGCAGGAGCTGGTCGGCAGCGACTACTGGATGATTGTGTTCGGCCCGATGCTCGTCCTGCTCGTGCTGTTCGCCAAGCGCGGCCTGTTCGGGCTGATTCCGGACAACTGGGCGGCGATGCCGCGCTTCGCCGTCGGCTTCGTCCTGCTCGTCGCCGCCGTCGCGATCTTCCTGTTCCTGATCACGCTGGCGACGCCGCTCACCATCGTGCTCGCCTTCGTCCTGCTGTCGCTGATCGTGAAGCTCGGCGTCGACTACGCCGGCTGGCCCAGTCCGCTGAAACGGCTGGCGGCGCTGACCGGGAGCCGGTCGGATGGCTGACTCCCCTCGCCCGGGCCTGCATCTCGAAGTCCGCGACCTGTCCAAGAGCTTCGGCCAGGTCCACGCGACCCGGAACGTCAACCTGTCGGTCGAGCGCGGCGAGGTTCACGCCATCATCGGCCCGAACGGCGCCGGCAAGACGACCCTGATCGCGCAACTCAGCGGCGCGATCAGGCCGGACAGCGGCGAGATCATCTTCGACGGCCACGATATCGCCGGCCTGCCGGCGCACAAGATTTCCATGCTCGGCCTGGCCCGGTCGTTCCAGGTGACCAGCATCTTTCTGGACTTCACCGCCGAGGACAATGTCGCGC
The genomic region above belongs to Rhodospirillaceae bacterium and contains:
- the mobA gene encoding molybdenum cofactor guanylyltransferase MobA, which produces MSAGPSDPATVGVLLAGGRARRMGGGDKCLRPLAGRPLLAHAIERIAPQVGRLVLNANGDPGRFAAFGLPVAADILPGQPGPLAGVLTGMAWAAANAPEAGWILTAATDAPFLPPDLAERLRAAIRRDGADMACAASAGRHHPVIGLWPVGLRDDLESALRDEGITKVDRWTARYRLAVADFGAGPPDPFFNANRPEDLETAERLLSGG
- a CDS encoding branched-chain amino acid ABC transporter permease gives rise to the protein MGQLIFETILNGLQFGIFLFLVAGGLTLVLGIMSFVNLAHGSMFMMGAYVAAWVFQQSDSFLLAAIVALPVILLLGIGLEYLAFRTLYTRDHLDQVLATFGCILFFNQMVLVVFGAESQEFKLPESINFPFPMLGFTYPFYRLIVILAGILVAIGLYIAITRTRVGMRIRAGASNRAMVGALGVNVIALYTIVFGIGAALAGFAGIMIGPIESVESGMGEEKLILAIVVIVIGGIGSIRGAFIASIIVGLVEIGGRVFMTDILRAFLNEEFAQTAGPAIASMMIYILMAAILFFKPEGLFPARTG
- a CDS encoding branched-chain amino acid ABC transporter permease, which produces MAGHGISNLNPRIRFSFADPRFVIMVLGLIGLAVLPIVAGAADDVFMISFMAKMMIFAIAAASLDLILGYGGMISFGHAAYIGLGTYAVAVSARYFGDFCADVEEGQACAYGFLASGYFQFAVAIVGSALVALVIGAISLRTTGLYFIMITLAFTQMLFFLGISLEPFGGDDGMTVDERSDFAFFTIGDDLLYEGDGATLYYACLVALLLSLLLLRRLVNSRFGMVIRGSYSNPVRMAALGYPVYRYRLTAFVIAGTICGVAGALFANHQEFLTPEYMMWIRSGEIMIMVIMGGMGTIFGPVFGALAFLSIEEFLQELVGSDYWMIVFGPMLVLLVLFAKRGLFGLIPDNWAAMPRFAVGFVLLVAAVAIFLFLITLATPLTIVLAFVLLSLIVKLGVDYAGWPSPLKRLAALTGSRSDG
- the kynU gene encoding kynureninase, encoding MTTLTRDDLLQRDAGDPLARMRERFDLPDGMIYLDGNSLGALPHITKDRIRQLIEDQWGLDLIKSWNAHDWYHMPGRCGAKLAAFIGARPGEVVCADSTSVNLFKLLAAALAERPDRTVIVSEKGNFPTDLYIAQGLTGMLGRGHELRLVESDAELDGAIRDDVAVVMLTHIDYRSGRMHDMAAVTGRAHDAGALVLWDLAHSAGAVPVDLNGADADLAVGCGYKYLNGGPGAPAFLFIAERLQDRIRPPLSGWMGHAAPFDFDWSYRPAEGIARNLCGTPPVLSLAALEASLDTMADLDMAAVRAKSLALGDLFIELVETRCAGHGFTLVSPRDATRGSQVSFAHPEGFTIMQALIAGHVIGDFRAPDILRFGFTPLYTRYVDIWDAVDVLADIMASGRWNEPRFRARGTVT